One window of Methylococcus sp. EFPC2 genomic DNA carries:
- the xerD gene encoding site-specific tyrosine recombinase XerD, translating into MTEAAANQVLIRSFQDGLWIEEGLSENTQKSYASDLNLFALWLRTERSKALIEVRRDDIEAYLAHRFREQASHRTSARLLSSLRKFYANLVRLEKLDHDPCAGIESPQVGKPLPKTLSESEVEDLLNAPEPSQPLGQRDRTMLEVLYATGLRVTELVSLRLEQINLRQGLVRVTGKGSKTRLTPLGEEAQNWLEIYQHQGRPAILGGRQSDDLFVTERGGAMTRQAFWYLIKRYAIKAGISKPLSPHTLRHAFATHLLNHGADLRVVQLLLGHSDLSSTQIYTHVAQERLKDLHSRCHPRG; encoded by the coding sequence TTGACTGAAGCCGCCGCCAACCAGGTCTTGATACGAAGTTTTCAGGATGGCCTGTGGATCGAGGAGGGTCTGAGCGAGAACACGCAAAAGTCCTACGCCAGCGATCTTAATCTGTTCGCCCTCTGGCTGAGAACCGAGCGGAGCAAGGCCTTGATCGAGGTTCGACGGGACGATATCGAAGCCTATCTCGCCCATCGCTTCCGCGAGCAGGCCAGCCACCGTACCAGCGCCCGGTTGTTGTCCAGCCTGCGTAAGTTTTACGCGAATCTGGTGAGGCTGGAGAAGCTGGATCACGATCCCTGTGCCGGCATCGAATCGCCCCAAGTCGGCAAGCCCCTGCCTAAGACCCTGAGCGAAAGCGAGGTCGAGGACTTGCTGAACGCGCCCGAGCCGAGTCAGCCCTTGGGGCAGCGCGATCGCACCATGCTGGAAGTGCTTTATGCCACGGGTCTGCGGGTGACCGAGCTGGTGAGCCTGCGGCTGGAGCAGATCAACCTACGGCAGGGATTGGTGCGGGTGACCGGCAAGGGCAGCAAGACCCGGCTGACGCCGCTCGGCGAGGAAGCGCAAAACTGGCTGGAGATTTACCAGCACCAAGGCCGCCCGGCCATACTCGGCGGTCGGCAAAGCGACGATCTGTTCGTGACGGAGCGGGGCGGCGCCATGACCCGCCAGGCCTTCTGGTATCTCATCAAGCGCTATGCGATCAAGGCCGGCATCAGCAAGCCTTTGTCGCCGCATACCCTGCGACATGCCTTCGCGACCCATTTGCTGAACCACGGCGCGGATCTGCGCGTTGTGCAATTGCTGCTGGGACATAGTGATTTGTCCAGCACCCAGATTTACACCCACGTCGCCCAGGAACGCCTCAAAGACCTGCACAGCCGCTGCCATCCGCGCGGCTGA
- the trmD gene encoding tRNA (guanosine(37)-N1)-methyltransferase TrmD, with product MRFDIVTLFPEMMREATAWGVTGRALDQGLAEIGLWNPRDYTHDRHRTVDDRPYGGGPGMVMKVEPLRAAIRAARNAHEQPAPVIYLSPQGRRLDQASVRRFAELPRLVLVAGRYEGVDERLIEAEVDEEWSIGDYVLSGGELAALVIFDAVVRLLPGVLGDDQSAAQDSYMAGLLDCPHYTRPEVIDGRAVPEILQSGNHEAIRRWRLKQALGRTWLRRPDLLQGRVLDVEQQRLLDEFRNDLNTR from the coding sequence ATGCGTTTCGATATTGTCACGCTCTTCCCGGAGATGATGCGGGAGGCGACGGCCTGGGGCGTCACCGGGAGGGCTTTGGATCAGGGCTTGGCCGAAATCGGGTTGTGGAATCCGCGGGATTACACCCACGACCGGCACCGCACGGTAGACGACCGGCCTTACGGCGGCGGCCCCGGCATGGTCATGAAGGTCGAGCCTTTGCGTGCGGCGATCCGCGCGGCCCGAAACGCCCATGAACAGCCCGCGCCGGTGATTTATCTCAGCCCTCAGGGGCGCCGGCTCGATCAGGCCTCGGTCAGGCGTTTCGCGGAACTGCCCCGCTTGGTGTTGGTGGCCGGACGCTACGAAGGGGTGGACGAGCGCTTGATCGAGGCCGAAGTGGACGAAGAATGGTCCATCGGCGATTACGTGCTGAGCGGCGGCGAACTGGCTGCCCTGGTGATTTTCGATGCGGTGGTGCGCTTGCTGCCGGGCGTGCTGGGCGATGACCAGTCCGCCGCGCAGGATTCGTACATGGCGGGTTTGCTGGATTGCCCGCATTACACCCGGCCGGAGGTGATCGATGGCCGGGCCGTTCCGGAAATTTTGCAGAGCGGCAATCACGAGGCGATCCGCCGCTGGCGCCTGAAACAAGCCTTAGGCCGGACCTGGCTGAGGCGGCCGGACCTGTTGCAGGGCCGGGTCCTGGATGTCGAGCAGCAAAGGCTGTTGGATGAGTTTAGAAACGATTTGAATACCAGATAG
- a CDS encoding Gfo/Idh/MocA family protein yields the protein MSKLKCAVIGVGYLGKFHAQKYAALPDCELVAVVDNNPEQARAVAEQNHTQALTDYRELLGKVDAVSIVVPTSLHFQVAKDFLEAGAHVLVEKPITVTVEEADELIRIAKEKDLRLMVGHLERFNAAILGMDLTHDKPLFIESHRLAPFNPRANDVSVVLDLMIHDIDIILDIVDSEVEHIDAKGVTVLTSDTDIANARITFKSGCVANVTASRASLKVERKMRMFMPNAYVSVDFQNRVLAIHRKGDKEMFPGVPEILSEESVFENGDALLEEIKHFVTCIREGKEPLVSGHAGRRALATATAITQLLKQGVV from the coding sequence ATGAGCAAACTGAAATGCGCCGTGATCGGCGTCGGCTACCTGGGCAAGTTCCACGCGCAAAAATATGCCGCTCTGCCGGATTGTGAACTGGTCGCCGTGGTGGACAATAATCCCGAACAGGCCCGTGCCGTCGCCGAGCAGAACCACACCCAGGCGCTGACCGATTACCGTGAGCTGCTGGGCAAGGTCGATGCTGTCAGCATCGTTGTGCCCACCAGCCTGCATTTCCAGGTGGCGAAGGATTTTCTCGAAGCCGGCGCCCATGTGCTGGTGGAAAAACCCATCACCGTCACCGTAGAAGAGGCGGACGAGCTGATCCGCATCGCCAAGGAAAAGGATTTGCGCCTGATGGTCGGCCATCTGGAGCGTTTCAACGCGGCCATACTCGGCATGGATTTGACTCACGACAAGCCGCTGTTCATCGAGTCGCACCGTTTGGCGCCGTTCAACCCGCGCGCCAACGACGTCAGCGTGGTGCTGGACCTGATGATCCACGACATCGATATCATCCTCGACATTGTCGATTCCGAGGTCGAGCACATCGACGCCAAGGGTGTGACCGTGCTCACCAGCGACACCGACATCGCCAATGCCCGCATCACCTTCAAGAGCGGCTGCGTGGCCAACGTCACCGCCAGCCGAGCCAGCCTCAAGGTCGAGCGCAAGATGCGGATGTTCATGCCCAACGCCTACGTCTCTGTGGATTTCCAGAACCGCGTGCTGGCCATACACCGCAAGGGCGATAAGGAAATGTTTCCCGGCGTGCCGGAAATCCTCAGCGAGGAATCGGTGTTCGAAAACGGCGATGCCCTGCTGGAAGAGATCAAGCACTTCGTCACCTGCATCCGCGAAGGCAAGGAGCCTTTGGTTTCCGGCCATGCCGGCCGCCGGGCGCTGGCTACCGCAACCGCCATCACCCAATTGCTCAAACAAGGAGTGGTGTAG
- a CDS encoding methylated-DNA--[protein]-cysteine S-methyltransferase, which yields MKARPIVAEPEHVAVIPAPFGSVIVRAGDTALRGLDVSPDVLEPIAPLGSLLKTAERQLLSYFRDPLSPFDLPIGVHGTSHRMRVWDALRAIPPGQVKTYGQIAGELSSGPRAVAGACRSNEFPILIPCHRVVSSQGLGGYCGRLDGPFLEIKRWLLRHEGYPID from the coding sequence GTGAAAGCACGCCCGATAGTCGCCGAGCCCGAGCATGTGGCCGTCATCCCCGCGCCCTTCGGTTCGGTGATCGTACGCGCAGGCGACACCGCGTTGCGCGGTCTCGATGTGTCGCCGGATGTTTTGGAGCCGATCGCCCCCCTCGGTTCCTTGCTGAAGACGGCCGAGCGCCAATTGTTGTCTTATTTCCGCGATCCGCTCAGCCCGTTCGATCTTCCCATAGGCGTGCACGGCACGTCTCACCGCATGCGCGTGTGGGACGCCTTGCGCGCCATTCCACCCGGCCAGGTCAAGACTTATGGCCAGATCGCCGGCGAACTCAGCTCCGGTCCGCGGGCGGTGGCCGGTGCCTGCCGCAGCAACGAATTCCCCATCCTCATACCCTGCCATCGGGTCGTATCGTCCCAGGGCCTGGGCGGCTATTGCGGCCGGCTCGACGGTCCGTTCTTGGAAATCAAGCGCTGGCTGCTGCGGCACGAGGGCTATCCGATTGACTGA
- the rplS gene encoding 50S ribosomal protein L19 yields the protein MANIIQQLEKEWIGDKAIPEFGPGDTVVVQVKVKEGNRERLQAYEGVVIAKRNRGYHSAFTVRKISHGEGVERVFLTYSPQVQEIQVKRRGDVRRAKLYYLRDRTGKAARIKEKI from the coding sequence ATGGCAAACATAATTCAACAGCTCGAAAAAGAATGGATAGGCGACAAGGCCATCCCCGAATTCGGCCCCGGTGACACTGTCGTCGTACAGGTCAAGGTCAAGGAAGGTAACCGCGAACGTTTGCAGGCTTATGAAGGCGTGGTCATCGCCAAGCGTAACCGTGGCTACCACTCCGCGTTTACCGTGCGCAAGATTTCCCACGGCGAAGGCGTGGAGCGCGTGTTCCTCACTTACAGCCCGCAGGTTCAGGAAATCCAGGTGAAGCGCCGCGGCGACGTGCGTCGCGCCAAGCTTTACTACCTGCGCGACCGCACCGGTAAGGCTGCCCGTATCAAGGAAAAAATCTAA
- the rpsP gene encoding 30S ribosomal protein S16 codes for MVTIRLARGGAKKRPFYHVVVTDSRSKRDGRYIERVGFFNPIARGQEERVRLNDERIQYWVAQGAQASDRVASLIREAARKEAA; via the coding sequence ATGGTAACCATACGTCTGGCGCGTGGCGGTGCAAAAAAACGGCCTTTTTATCACGTGGTTGTGACGGACAGCCGATCGAAGCGTGATGGCCGCTACATCGAGCGGGTAGGCTTTTTCAATCCGATCGCACGCGGTCAGGAAGAGCGTGTTCGTTTGAACGATGAGCGCATCCAATATTGGGTGGCCCAAGGCGCACAAGCGTCCGACCGCGTCGCTAGTTTGATCCGCGAAGCAGCCCGCAAAGAGGCGGCGTAA
- a CDS encoding DegT/DnrJ/EryC1/StrS aminotransferase family protein, protein MIPMVDLKTQYHQLKDEIDAGLLAALENTAFVMGPNVQAFEKEAAEYLGVKHAIGVANGTEALHLALLAAGIGQGDEVITSAFTFIATAEAIRYVGAKPVFVDIDPRTFNITPATVEAAITPQTKAIMPVHLFGQPVDIAGIQAVAHKHGLKIVEDCAQSFGASVDGKQTGGFGLASGFSFFPSKNLGAYGDGGLVTTNDDDVAAKVKVLRNHGSEVRYYHDVIGYNSRLDELQAVILRVKLKRIAQFNEGRRRSAHLYSELLAGLVETPYEDGIGVHVYHQYTLLSDRRDAIQAALQNAQIACAVYYPVPLHQQKVFAADCQGVSLPVTEAVAARCLSLPIFPELAEEQVREVVGVIRSALGA, encoded by the coding sequence ATGATCCCCATGGTCGATCTGAAAACCCAATACCACCAGCTCAAGGACGAGATCGACGCCGGCCTGCTGGCCGCACTGGAGAATACCGCCTTCGTGATGGGGCCCAATGTGCAGGCTTTCGAGAAGGAAGCGGCCGAATATCTGGGCGTGAAACACGCCATCGGCGTGGCCAACGGTACCGAGGCTTTGCATCTGGCCCTGCTCGCCGCCGGAATAGGGCAGGGCGACGAGGTGATTACCTCGGCCTTCACCTTCATCGCCACGGCCGAAGCCATCCGTTACGTCGGCGCCAAGCCGGTGTTCGTCGATATCGATCCCAGGACCTTCAACATCACGCCCGCCACCGTCGAAGCGGCCATCACGCCCCAGACCAAGGCCATCATGCCGGTGCATCTGTTCGGCCAGCCGGTGGACATCGCCGGCATCCAGGCGGTGGCCCACAAGCATGGGCTGAAGATCGTCGAGGATTGCGCCCAGTCTTTCGGCGCTTCCGTGGACGGCAAACAGACCGGCGGCTTCGGTCTGGCATCCGGGTTCAGCTTTTTCCCCAGCAAGAACCTGGGTGCCTACGGCGACGGCGGCCTGGTGACGACCAACGATGACGATGTTGCGGCGAAGGTGAAAGTGCTGCGCAACCATGGCTCGGAAGTGCGCTATTACCACGACGTGATCGGCTACAACAGCCGGCTGGACGAGTTGCAGGCCGTGATCCTGCGGGTCAAGCTGAAGCGCATAGCCCAGTTCAACGAAGGCCGCCGCCGCTCGGCGCATCTTTACTCCGAACTGCTGGCCGGCCTGGTGGAAACGCCGTACGAAGACGGCATCGGCGTCCACGTCTACCACCAGTACACCTTGCTGAGCGACCGGCGCGATGCTATCCAGGCCGCATTGCAAAATGCCCAGATCGCCTGCGCGGTCTATTACCCGGTTCCCCTGCACCAGCAAAAGGTCTTCGCCGCGGACTGCCAGGGCGTGAGCCTGCCGGTGACCGAAGCGGTCGCGGCGCGCTGCCTCTCCCTGCCTATCTTCCCCGAGTTGGCGGAAGAGCAGGTGAGGGAAGTCGTCGGCGTCATACGCTCGGCACTGGGCGCCTGA
- a CDS encoding DUF5615 family PIN-like protein, translating into MKLLLDENLSRRLLPFLLAEYPDSTQIALLEMEKSSDHEVWTYARIHEYVIVTRDSDFYDLSTIYGQPPKIIWLRTGNQNKATTLSVLLSHRSLIEKALLAEDKACIEIY; encoded by the coding sequence ATGAAACTGCTCTTGGATGAAAATCTTTCCCGGCGGTTGCTGCCGTTTCTGCTCGCCGAATACCCAGACTCCACTCAGATAGCCCTGCTTGAAATGGAAAAGTCCAGTGACCATGAAGTCTGGACTTATGCGCGTATCCATGAATATGTCATCGTGACGCGTGATTCCGATTTTTACGATCTCAGCACCATTTACGGGCAGCCGCCCAAGATCATATGGTTGCGTACCGGCAACCAAAATAAGGCCACGACCTTGTCGGTATTGTTGAGCCACCGTTCGCTGATTGAAAAAGCGCTGTTGGCGGAGGATAAGGCGTGCATCGAAATTTATTGA
- the csrA gene encoding carbon storage regulator CsrA: MLILTRRVGETLMIGDDVTVTVLGVKGNQVRIGVNAPKDVSVHREEIYERIKKEQQGLSGGEKPTGSGA, from the coding sequence ATGTTGATCTTGACTCGAAGAGTAGGTGAGACCCTGATGATAGGGGATGATGTCACCGTGACTGTGCTTGGCGTTAAGGGCAATCAGGTGCGCATCGGCGTTAACGCGCCGAAAGACGTTTCTGTTCATCGGGAAGAGATCTACGAACGCATCAAAAAAGAGCAGCAGGGCTTGTCCGGTGGTGAAAAGCCGACCGGGTCTGGTGCATAA
- the rimM gene encoding ribosome maturation factor RimM (Essential for efficient processing of 16S rRNA), whose protein sequence is MSRLVVVGEIAGAHGVKGWVKIHSFTEPRDAILDYVPWVLDTNGVTRECKVLAARAEGPSVLARLEQIEDRDQAAKLRFSKILAPRDRFPVPEPGHYYWADLIGLQVKTVDGQALGIVTDMMATGANDVMVVKGERERLVPFVTGEYVKEVHIDEGYLIVDWDPEF, encoded by the coding sequence GTGTCTCGGCTGGTCGTGGTCGGCGAAATTGCTGGCGCTCATGGCGTCAAGGGATGGGTGAAGATTCATTCCTTTACCGAGCCGAGAGATGCAATATTGGACTACGTGCCGTGGGTGCTGGACACCAACGGCGTGACCAGGGAGTGCAAGGTGTTGGCCGCGCGGGCTGAAGGCCCAAGCGTCCTGGCGAGACTGGAACAGATAGAAGATCGCGACCAGGCAGCAAAGCTGCGGTTCAGCAAAATTTTGGCGCCGCGCGATCGTTTTCCGGTGCCGGAGCCCGGCCATTATTACTGGGCCGACTTGATCGGTTTACAGGTGAAAACGGTGGACGGCCAGGCGCTCGGCATCGTGACGGACATGATGGCAACCGGGGCCAACGACGTCATGGTTGTCAAGGGCGAGCGGGAGAGGTTGGTTCCCTTCGTGACCGGTGAATATGTGAAGGAAGTCCATATCGACGAGGGTTATCTGATCGTCGACTGGGATCCGGAATTCTAA
- a CDS encoding DUF433 domain-containing protein, with protein sequence MNYREIITIEAGKRGGKPCIRGLRITVYDVLEYLASGMSMEEIVEDFPELSSEDIRAVLSFAADRERHIESLKAV encoded by the coding sequence ATGAATTATCGCGAGATTATTACCATCGAGGCGGGTAAACGCGGTGGTAAGCCCTGTATCCGGGGCTTGCGTATTACCGTCTACGATGTGCTCGAATACCTTGCCTCAGGCATGAGTATGGAGGAGATCGTTGAAGATTTTCCGGAGCTCAGTTCCGAGGACATACGTGCGGTCTTGAGCTTTGCGGCGGACAGAGAGCGGCATATCGAATCGCTCAAGGCCGTATGA
- the lpxA gene encoding acyl-ACP--UDP-N-acetylglucosamine O-acyltransferase — translation MTGTIHPTAHIAPGAKLGAGVTVGPYAVIEDQVEIGDGSVIGAHAIIQPRVRMGRNNTVHPTAVLGGLPQDLAFDPQFDTWVEIGDGNVLREGVTISRATKTGTATRIGNECYLMNNSHVGHDCTVGNNTIFASGATLGGHAQVGDRVFLGGGVMTHQFCRIGSYAMLQGLAGINKDVLPFMMVGGRPGKHYRLNLVGLRRAGIDGERLKTVSAAIRRLRNKQSLEGLADTPELDYLRAWLAEGSKRGILPFIDIHKDAD, via the coding sequence ATGACCGGAACCATCCATCCCACCGCTCACATCGCACCCGGCGCAAAACTGGGCGCCGGAGTCACCGTCGGTCCTTACGCCGTGATCGAAGACCAGGTCGAGATCGGCGACGGCAGCGTGATCGGTGCCCACGCCATCATCCAGCCCCGTGTCCGCATGGGACGGAACAATACGGTGCATCCCACCGCCGTGCTGGGCGGCTTGCCGCAAGACCTGGCTTTCGATCCGCAATTCGACACCTGGGTCGAAATCGGCGACGGCAATGTCTTACGCGAGGGTGTGACCATCAGCCGGGCCACCAAGACGGGTACCGCGACCCGCATCGGCAACGAGTGTTATCTGATGAACAACAGTCACGTCGGCCACGATTGCACGGTGGGCAACAACACCATCTTCGCCAGCGGCGCGACCCTGGGCGGCCATGCGCAGGTCGGCGACCGGGTGTTTCTCGGTGGCGGGGTCATGACCCATCAGTTCTGCCGTATCGGCAGCTACGCCATGCTGCAGGGTTTGGCCGGCATCAACAAGGACGTGTTGCCTTTCATGATGGTGGGCGGACGCCCCGGCAAGCATTACCGCCTGAATCTGGTCGGCCTGCGCCGCGCCGGCATCGACGGCGAGCGTCTGAAGACCGTGTCCGCCGCCATACGGCGCTTGCGCAACAAGCAGAGCCTGGAAGGCCTGGCCGATACGCCGGAACTGGACTATCTGCGCGCCTGGTTGGCGGAAGGTAGCAAGCGCGGCATCCTGCCCTTCATCGACATCCACAAGGACGCGGACTGA
- a CDS encoding aspartate kinase, whose product MALYVHKYGGTSVGSTERIKNVAERVIRARQRGEDVVVVVSAMSGETNKLVAYAHEVQERPSPREMDVLLSTGEQVTIALLAMALEQKGCPAISYTGWQVGIVSDDAHTKARIEKIDTDRIQADLDAGRVVVVAGFQGVTAEGDITTLGRGGSDTTAVALAAALKAEECLIYTDVDGVYTTDPRVEPRARRLDRITFEEMLEMASLGSKVLQIRSVEFAGKYNVPLRVLSSFAEGGGTLISYEENGVEKALISGIAFNRDEAKLTILGVPDRPGIAHKILGPVADANIEVDMIVQNMADDQTTDFTFTVHRNEYPKALEILRSTCEELGGRQVTGDDKIVKVSIVGVGMRSHAGIASKMFEALAREGINIRMISTSEIKISVVVDEKYLELAVRALHDAFGLDKAPVAE is encoded by the coding sequence AGCACCGAGCGCATCAAGAACGTCGCCGAGCGGGTGATACGCGCCCGCCAGCGGGGCGAGGACGTGGTGGTGGTGGTTTCCGCCATGAGCGGCGAAACCAACAAGCTGGTGGCCTACGCCCATGAGGTCCAGGAGCGGCCCAGTCCGCGCGAGATGGACGTGCTGCTCTCCACCGGCGAGCAGGTCACCATCGCCCTGCTTGCCATGGCACTGGAGCAAAAGGGATGCCCGGCCATTTCCTATACCGGCTGGCAGGTGGGTATCGTGTCCGACGATGCCCACACCAAAGCGCGCATCGAGAAGATAGACACCGACCGCATCCAGGCCGATCTGGATGCCGGCAGGGTGGTGGTCGTGGCCGGTTTTCAAGGCGTGACCGCGGAGGGAGATATCACCACGCTGGGGCGCGGCGGGTCGGACACCACGGCGGTCGCTCTGGCGGCTGCCCTGAAGGCCGAAGAGTGCCTCATCTATACCGACGTCGATGGCGTCTATACCACGGATCCGAGGGTCGAGCCCCGGGCTCGTCGCTTGGACCGCATCACCTTCGAAGAAATGCTGGAAATGGCCAGCCTCGGTTCCAAGGTGCTGCAAATCCGTTCCGTGGAGTTTGCGGGCAAATACAATGTTCCTTTGCGCGTGTTGTCGAGTTTCGCAGAAGGCGGCGGCACCCTGATCAGTTACGAGGAAAACGGCGTGGAAAAAGCGTTAATTTCGGGGATCGCGTTCAATCGCGACGAGGCCAAGCTCACCATATTGGGCGTACCGGACCGTCCCGGCATCGCCCACAAGATTCTGGGTCCCGTCGCGGATGCGAACATCGAAGTCGACATGATCGTGCAGAACATGGCGGATGATCAGACCACGGACTTCACTTTTACCGTACACCGCAACGAATATCCCAAGGCGCTGGAAATCCTGCGGAGCACCTGCGAGGAACTGGGTGGCCGACAGGTGACGGGCGATGATAAAATAGTCAAAGTTTCCATCGTAGGGGTCGGTATGCGATCCCACGCGGGCATCGCCAGCAAGATGTTCGAAGCCTTGGCACGAGAAGGGATCAATATCCGGATGATCTCGACCTCGGAAATCAAGATTTCCGTGGTGGTCGACGAAAAATATCTGGAACTCGCGGTCCGCGCCCTCCACGATGCTTTCGGGCTCGACAAGGCGCCGGTGGCGGAATGA